AGGCGCTACACATTTGGCTACAGTTCCTTTGGCTACAGCAATCTTGATCCCGTTATTTTCCTCTATAATATTTTTAAATACAGGATGCGGTTGCCGCCCGAAACGGTGAGTAATGGTTCCGTATGCGGGCATTCCCATTTTTCCGCGGTTCGCCGCAAAATTATTTCCTACTGCACTGGAGACTCCATAATTGGTCATCGCCTTGGTTTCTGCAGCTTTTTTCTGATCTTCATTTTTCTTGCTTAGTGAAGCTTCAGCTTCTCTGGCATCTGCGGCTTTATCTGCGGCAGCTTTTGCGTTTGCTGATGCAATCGCAGCGTCTCTGGCGGCGGCAGCTCTTCTGGCTTCTGCTTTTTCTGCGTCGGCTGCTTTTTTAGCGTCCTCAGTTTTCTTGGAATCAGCAGCGGCCGCTATTTTTGCTTTCTCGGCCTCGTCAGCTGCTTTCTTATCAGCAATATCTTTCAGTCGTTTAGCTTCCTCATCGGCTTTCTTTTTTTCTAATGCTAAAGCCTCAAGCCGGGCTTTGTTTTCAGCCTCAATCCTAGCTTTTTCACGATCTGCAGCTATTTTTGCAAGTCGGATTTTCTCGGCTTCGGCTTTTTTTCTTTCCTCTTCCTTTGCTTTTGCAATACGGATTTCCTCGGCAATGATGGAACGGATTTGTCCTTCCAGTTTTTTAGATTCAGTCTGCTTCTGCTTCAGTTCTGCGGTAAGTTGTGCTTCGTTTTTCTTAAATTCCTGAAGAAGATTTTCCTTCTGTTTTTTTTCTGCAGCAATGGTGAGTAAATCTTTCTGCTGGTTAGATAAGATAGTTTCTTTGTCTTTTACAGACTTCTGTTTCAATGAAATATTCTGGAGAAGTACCTGTGCAGCTTTGGAGATTTCAGCAGCTTTTTTATCCTGATAATCAGAATAATCTTTTAGATACTGAACCCGGCGTAGAGCTTCGCCCAGGTTTTTTGAAGAGAGAATGAAGGTTACCTTATTCTGTACCCCCTTATTCTTATAGGCTTTAACTAGAACTTCGGCGTAATTTTTTCTCAGAACAGCCAGTTCCCGGTTTTGCCGGTTAATTTCAAGCTGACGGAGATAGATATCGTCCTCAATCAGTCTTTTTTCCTTTTGGGTATTGGTGTAAACTTTTTCGCGAAGCTGAATTTTTTTCTGAACATCGTTAAGGTAAGCTACAGAAAGTTTAGACTGTTGCTGAGTTTTCGCTAAATTGGCATTGATGGAGGCAATCTGTTTCTTAAGTTCTGCATTCTGCTTTTGAAGTTGTTCCTTCTTCTGTGAGAATAAAATCCCGAACAGAAAAAGTCCTATTAAAAAGCTTAATTTCTTAATCATCTAATCTCAGTTTTCGTATAATTATTGGGAACGGAATACGGAGTTTCCATCTTTGAACTGTCAAATTTCGTATTTTCCAACATAATTTGGCTCGTTTTTGTGCCTTTTATTAATATTTTAACGTTTGTTGGCAAATTCATAGATTCGAAAGTAGTCCAATTTGAATATGAAACTTCCAGATTGTCCGCAAAGTTCACGTTCTTTAAATTAACTTTTGAAAGATTAAAATCATTAGCATAATCTAATTGCACGGCATATTCAGATACCTTCCCGTCGTTCTCAAATTTCAAGTTTTTAGCAGAGGTCAATGTATAACCCTGGGCGTTTTTAGTTAAGACAAAATCCTTTTCATTTACCGGAATAAAAGTTTTACCGATGAGAAGATTTTGCAGCGAATTAAAATCGATGAAGTTTACATTCAAAAGGTTATTGAGGTAAGAAAAATCAGATTCGATATAGGTTTTATTCCACTTCTCATAGCCCTGAATTCCATCCGGAGTTGCGATTCCGCGACCCACATTCAGGAAAACTGCAATCATATTCATCCACACTTTTTGCCCATTTTCAATGTAAATTGTCGCATCGAGTGTAGGAATAAAGTTTCCGGTTTCCACATTGACTCTTGAATTAATCTTGACTTGCTGGAAATTCGGTTTTTTATTAATTTCTTTAAAAAAGGCAGAAGTCTCCGCCACAGGAGCGTTGGTGCTTAAAGGTGCATTGGCAGCATTTTGTGTTTTACACGAGAGGAGTGAAACTGAAGCCAGTAGGATGATGATATAATTTTTCATAAGAACTTTTACTTTATATTGGGTAAAAAGTTTGCAATATTAACGCCAAACCACACAAATTGTTTTGTGTGGCTTGCGTTAAGTTTTTGTATTGATTGATCAGCTTTTGGAAAGAAAATCCAGAACCGAGTAATCTCCCAGTGAAATTTCCCTCGCAACGCCGAAGTATTGTGCGGAGTTTCCAATCATCGAATTGCTCAGGTTTCCGTGATCTATTAATGTATCTTCCTGAATCAGTGAGTGATCGATGTTTGAATTAATGATTTTGGTATTGTTTCCTACCGAAACACAAGGTCCGATTTTCGAGTTTGAAATCTCTACATTTTCCCCAATAAAACACGGCGGAATGATAAGACAATTCGTGATTTTAGCGGTAGCGGGATAGTTGGCAACATTCTCTTTTTCATAATGAAGGACTTTACCATTAGTCTCCACTGTAGCATTTTTATTGCCACAATCCATCCAGTCGTCAACTTTTCCCAGAGAAAATTTTGCGCCCTTCTGACGAAGGTTTTCCAGAGCGGTTGTTAACTGATATTCGCCTCCCTGTTTGATGTCGTTACTCATGATGTAATTAATCTCATCCATCAGTTTCTCAGCCGAATTGAAATAATAAATCCCAATAATGGCAAGATCAGAAACAAAGGTTTTAGGCTTTTCGACGAAATCTGTAATAAATCCGTAATCGTCGAGCTTTACTACTCCGAATGCGGAAGGATCATCCACCTTTTTCACCCAGATAACGCCATCGGAATTTTTATCAAGAATAAAATCTGCTTTAAAAAGGGTGTCTGCAAATGCTACAACTACATCTCCCCGCATGGACGCTTCAGCACATTTAATTGCGTGGGCGGTGCCAAGCGGTTCGTCCTGGGTATAAACACTTCCTTTTGCACCTAATTTCTCTGCAATTTGAATTAAAGAGGCCTCAACCTGAGGTCCGAAATCACCGATAATAAAAGCAATTTCATCAATTTTTTCACCTGCAACTTTAGCGATATCTTCTACAAGGCGCTGAACAATAGGTTTTCCCGCGATGGGGATTAATGGTTTAGGAACGGTTAATGTGTGAGGTCTTAATCGGGAACCTCTTCCCGCCATCGGAACGATAATTTTCATAATTTGTTTATTTTTTTTGGCTGCGAATTAAACTTCAGCAGCAATATTTTTAATGTTTTAATTTATTTCCAAAACGGAAATTATTTAGAGGTACTTCCGAATCCGCCAGCGCCGCGATCCGTTTTACCAAGTTCTGCTACTTCTTCCCAAACTGCAGTTTCATGTTTGGCGATTATCATTTGAGCAATCCGGTCGCCGTTATTTATCGTGAAAGGTTCGCCTGATAAATTTACTAAAATTACGCCTATTTCTCCCCTGTAATCTGCATCGATGGTGCCTGGCGTATTCAATACAGTGATTCCGTTTTTTATTGCAAGACCACTGCGGGGGCGGATCTGCGCTTCAAAACCCTGTGGTAATTCAATGAGTAGCCCTGTGGAAATGAGTTTTCTTTCTAAAGGTTTTAATGTTACAGATTCCTCAATGTTTGCGTAGAGATCCATTCCGGCAGATAGTGCCGTTTGATATTTTGGTAAAGCGTGTTTGGATTTGTTGATGATTTTTATTTTCATTGAATTTTATCTCTTAAATTTATTCAGTAGACTTTGCGGAATCAGCTTCTGGGTTTTAATTAAAATAACGGCTAATACTACAAAAATCAGATTACCCAGCCAGAAATTGTCTTTGAAGTTTTGGTAATACACGAGCGAAACAATAATCGTTACGCAAATAATAATAACATTCCCATAAAGATTATACGGAAGCGGGTGCTTAATTTGCCCCCAAATATAAGAAACTACCATCATTACAAAATATGAAGCGATAGTTGCCCATGCAGAAGCCCAGTAGCCGTACCTCGGAATAAAATAAAAGTTAATGGCAATGGTAACCGCGGCGCCAAGAAATGAAATATAACTGCCCACGATGGTTTTATCTGAAAGTTTGTACCAAACGGAAAGATTCAGGTAAATTCCTAAAAAAAGGCTTGCAAAAAACAGGATCGGAAGGATTGGAATTCCCTCGTAATATTCCGGATTTCTAAGGTAAAATCTCGAAATCCACTCCAGATTCACACAGAGAAAAACAATGATCATACAGTTTACCGCAATAAAAACATCCATGAGTTTCGCATAGGTTTTCCCTGCATTTTCGTTTTTTGAATGACTGAAAAAGAAAGGTTCAATTCCCAGCACATAGGCCTGCCTGAATAGCACCACAAACGTTACAATCTTAGCCACTGCACCATAAACGCCCAATTCGTGCCTTCCGATTTCTTCGGGCAGAAGAAATTTAAGAAACTGCCTGTCCATGGTTTCGTTGATGATTCCGGCCAAACCTGCAATCATGATTGGCCACGAATATTTGATCATTTTCTGCCAAAGTTGCCATGAGAAATGTTTCAGTTTGGCGACGAAAATCTCATTAAATAAGAGCAGGAAAGTTACGCCACTCGCAACAAGATTAGCGACGAAAACATAACCGATACCAAACTGAGGATTATACTTTAAACCTAAAAATCCATCCGGCATCCTCGGTAAAATTTGAAGAAACAGTATAACCAGCAGAAAATTGATAACTCCGTTGGTGATTTTCACCGTAGCATACTTTACCGGTCTTTCATTCTTTCTAAGCATTACGAAAGGCATCGCGCAAAATGCATCCAGTGACAGGATGATCACCAGAATTGTCAGCAAATCCACCTGTGTGGGCGTTTTGAAAGCGACTGCAAGTTCATTGCTGAAGGTGAGAGAGAAGGTAAGAAACAGGAGCGTTGCCGCAGCTACACTGAAAAATGCGGTAGATATCAGTCTTTCATCATTCTTTTCATCCAGCGCAAAACGGAAAAATGTTGTCTCCATACCGTGAGTCAGCAAAACTGCAATAACTCCTGCTACCGAATAGAAATCCGCAAACGGCGCATAAGCTGCGGGCCCGAAAGCATTAGTGATGTAAGGATTAATGATAAAGGGGAACAACCGGATAATTACCGTGGTAAGTCCATAGAGCGCAGTTTGTCCCAGCAGTTTCTTGTACAAGATTCAGATATTTCTGCAAATGTATCGTTTTAATTAAAATCAAAAAAATTCGCTTATAAAAGTTAATCTCTTTTATGGGCTGGGAGAAATGTTTCAGAATGAAATTCTTAAATTTACACTGAAATAAATCTGAACAATCACTAATGAAAACACTTATTAAATGCGCGCAGGTCGTCAACGAAAACAAGATTTTTGAAAGCGATTTGCTTATTGAAAACGACATTATAACAAAGATTGAAAAAAATATTTCTCCCGAAAGTGCTGATCAAGTGATTGATGCTTCAGGTAAATATCTTTTGCCAGGAGTAATTGATGATCAGGTACATTTTCGCGAACCCGGATTGACGCATAAAGGGGATATTGAAAGTGAATCAAGAGCTGCGGTGGCAGGCGGAGTTACCAGTTTTATAGAACAGCCCAACACTGTTCCGAATGCCGTAACACAGGAACTTCTGGAAGATAAATATAAAATCGCATCCGAAAAATCTCATGCAAATTATTCGTTTATGATGGGTGGCACCAATGATAATCTGGAAGAAGTTTTAAAAACAAATCCCAGAAACGTGGCCGGAATTAAACTCTTTCTCGGTTCTTCCACAGGAAATATGCTCGTCGACAATCCTGAAACTTTAGAAAATATTTTCAGCAAAACCAAAATGCTTATTGCTGTTCACTGTGAAGATGAGGCGACCATCAGAGCCAATACCGAAAAGTACATGAAGGAATTTGGCGATGATATCCCGATGAAATTTCATCACCTGATCAGAAGCGAAGAGGCGTGTTATATTTCATCTTCTAAAGCGGTGGAACTGGCTGAGAAAACCGGAGCGCGCCTTCATGTTTTTCATGTTTCTACGGCAAAAGAAACTGCCCTTTTTAGAAACGATATTCCTTTAAAAGATAAAAAAGTCACTGCCGAGGTATGTGTTCATCATCTCACTTTCACCGATGCAGATTACGAAACCAAAGGAACTTTAATCAAATGGAATCCTGCGGTGAAAACTCAGAAAGATAAGGACGGTCTTTGGAAAGCGCTTTTAGATGACAGAATTGATGTAATCGCCACTGATCATGCGCCGCACACCTGGGAAGAAAAACAGAATGTTTATACCAAAGCACCGTCCGGCGGTCCGCTGGTACAGCACTCTTTAGTTCTGATGATTGAAAATTTCAAAAACGGAAAAATTTCGCTGGAGAAAATAGTGGAGAAAATGTGCCACAATCCGGCAATACTGTTTCAGGTGGAGAAGCGTGGATTTATCCGAGAAAATTATAAAGCAGACCTGGTATTGGTCGATTTAGATGACGGTTTCACTGTTTCCAAAGAAAATATTCTCTATAAATGCGGCTGGAGTCCACTGGAAGGAACTGCTTTTCATTCGCAAATTACCCACACCTTTGTCAATGGAAATATTGTTTTCGAGAACGGAAAAGTTTCGGAAGAAAAATTCGGAGAAAGATTACTTTTCGAGAGGAATTTTTGATTTTTGCCCGGCTTCATATCGTATTTCCAGCATAGCGATTCCTTACCCCAGCTTATATTTTTCCTTAAATTTACAAAAACAAAGAATATGAATCTGTATACACAACCGATGCTCAAAGAAGGAGCATTAAAAGATAAAGTCGCCATTGTAACCGGTGGCGGAAGCGGTTTAGGAAAAGCAATGAC
The window above is part of the Kaistella faecalis genome. Proteins encoded here:
- a CDS encoding lipopolysaccharide biosynthesis protein; translation: MYKKLLGQTALYGLTTVIIRLFPFIINPYITNAFGPAAYAPFADFYSVAGVIAVLLTHGMETTFFRFALDEKNDERLISTAFFSVAAATLLFLTFSLTFSNELAVAFKTPTQVDLLTILVIILSLDAFCAMPFVMLRKNERPVKYATVKITNGVINFLLVILFLQILPRMPDGFLGLKYNPQFGIGYVFVANLVASGVTFLLLFNEIFVAKLKHFSWQLWQKMIKYSWPIMIAGLAGIINETMDRQFLKFLLPEEIGRHELGVYGAVAKIVTFVVLFRQAYVLGIEPFFFSHSKNENAGKTYAKLMDVFIAVNCMIIVFLCVNLEWISRFYLRNPEYYEGIPILPILFFASLFLGIYLNLSVWYKLSDKTIVGSYISFLGAAVTIAINFYFIPRYGYWASAWATIASYFVMMVVSYIWGQIKHPLPYNLYGNVIIICVTIIVSLVYYQNFKDNFWLGNLIFVVLAVILIKTQKLIPQSLLNKFKR
- a CDS encoding sugar phosphate nucleotidyltransferase, encoding MKIIVPMAGRGSRLRPHTLTVPKPLIPIAGKPIVQRLVEDIAKVAGEKIDEIAFIIGDFGPQVEASLIQIAEKLGAKGSVYTQDEPLGTAHAIKCAEASMRGDVVVAFADTLFKADFILDKNSDGVIWVKKVDDPSAFGVVKLDDYGFITDFVEKPKTFVSDLAIIGIYYFNSAEKLMDEINYIMSNDIKQGGEYQLTTALENLRQKGAKFSLGKVDDWMDCGNKNATVETNGKVLHYEKENVANYPATAKITNCLIIPPCFIGENVEISNSKIGPCVSVGNNTKIINSNIDHSLIQEDTLIDHGNLSNSMIGNSAQYFGVAREISLGDYSVLDFLSKS
- a CDS encoding dihydroorotase, which gives rise to MKTLIKCAQVVNENKIFESDLLIENDIITKIEKNISPESADQVIDASGKYLLPGVIDDQVHFREPGLTHKGDIESESRAAVAGGVTSFIEQPNTVPNAVTQELLEDKYKIASEKSHANYSFMMGGTNDNLEEVLKTNPRNVAGIKLFLGSSTGNMLVDNPETLENIFSKTKMLIAVHCEDEATIRANTEKYMKEFGDDIPMKFHHLIRSEEACYISSSKAVELAEKTGARLHVFHVSTAKETALFRNDIPLKDKKVTAEVCVHHLTFTDADYETKGTLIKWNPAVKTQKDKDGLWKALLDDRIDVIATDHAPHTWEEKQNVYTKAPSGGPLVQHSLVLMIENFKNGKISLEKIVEKMCHNPAILFQVEKRGFIRENYKADLVLVDLDDGFTVSKENILYKCGWSPLEGTAFHSQITHTFVNGNIVFENGKVSEEKFGERLLFERNF
- a CDS encoding DUF4292 domain-containing protein produces the protein MKNYIIILLASVSLLSCKTQNAANAPLSTNAPVAETSAFFKEINKKPNFQQVKINSRVNVETGNFIPTLDATIYIENGQKVWMNMIAVFLNVGRGIATPDGIQGYEKWNKTYIESDFSYLNNLLNVNFIDFNSLQNLLIGKTFIPVNEKDFVLTKNAQGYTLTSAKNLKFENDGKVSEYAVQLDYANDFNLSKVNLKNVNFADNLEVSYSNWTTFESMNLPTNVKILIKGTKTSQIMLENTKFDSSKMETPYSVPNNYTKTEIR
- a CDS encoding M23 family metallopeptidase encodes the protein MIKKLSFLIGLFLFGILFSQKKEQLQKQNAELKKQIASINANLAKTQQQSKLSVAYLNDVQKKIQLREKVYTNTQKEKRLIEDDIYLRQLEINRQNRELAVLRKNYAEVLVKAYKNKGVQNKVTFILSSKNLGEALRRVQYLKDYSDYQDKKAAEISKAAQVLLQNISLKQKSVKDKETILSNQQKDLLTIAAEKKQKENLLQEFKKNEAQLTAELKQKQTESKKLEGQIRSIIAEEIRIAKAKEEERKKAEAEKIRLAKIAADREKARIEAENKARLEALALEKKKADEEAKRLKDIADKKAADEAEKAKIAAAADSKKTEDAKKAADAEKAEARRAAAARDAAIASANAKAAADKAADAREAEASLSKKNEDQKKAAETKAMTNYGVSSAVGNNFAANRGKMGMPAYGTITHRFGRQPHPVFKNIIEENNGIKIAVAKGTVAKCVAPGTVSRVVASGDGSKMVFVKHGDYFTIYANLSNTMVSANQQVSAGTSIGTVGADFDGTYTLDFQIWNGTNPVDPLGWVN
- the dut gene encoding dUTP diphosphatase; protein product: MKIKIINKSKHALPKYQTALSAGMDLYANIEESVTLKPLERKLISTGLLIELPQGFEAQIRPRSGLAIKNGITVLNTPGTIDADYRGEIGVILVNLSGEPFTINNGDRIAQMIIAKHETAVWEEVAELGKTDRGAGGFGSTSK